A genomic segment from Ramlibacter agri encodes:
- a CDS encoding branched-chain amino acid ABC transporter permease: MSASLLLAQALNGFQLGVLLFLLSAGLTLVLGIMNFVNLAHGSLFMMGAYFAAAAYGATQSFLLAGVAAIAGTLVLGVLLERVVLARLYERDHLYQVLGTFGAILVFNEVARYTWGQSPVFMNVPEALAGTIPLFGLAYPVYRLAIIAVGLVVGALLYLVIHRTRAGMLIRAGASDAQMLSALGVDTALVSGLVFAVGAALAGLAGLMAGPILTVQPGMGEPILILALVVLITGGIGSIRGAFYGALIVGIADTVGRAFLPGLLREVAERSFAQNAGPALASMLIYLLMAVVLAVRPAGLFPVKHG, translated from the coding sequence ATGAGCGCTTCCCTTCTGCTGGCCCAGGCCCTCAACGGCTTCCAGCTCGGCGTGCTGCTGTTCCTGCTGTCCGCCGGGCTCACGCTGGTGCTGGGCATCATGAACTTCGTGAACCTGGCGCACGGCTCGCTGTTCATGATGGGCGCCTACTTCGCGGCCGCGGCCTATGGCGCGACGCAATCCTTCCTGCTGGCCGGGGTGGCTGCCATCGCGGGCACGCTGGTGCTGGGCGTGCTGCTCGAACGCGTCGTGCTCGCGCGCCTCTACGAACGCGACCACCTGTACCAGGTGCTGGGCACCTTCGGCGCGATCCTGGTGTTCAACGAGGTCGCCCGCTACACCTGGGGCCAGTCGCCGGTCTTCATGAACGTGCCCGAGGCGCTGGCGGGAACGATCCCGCTGTTCGGGCTGGCCTACCCCGTCTACCGCCTCGCGATCATCGCGGTGGGACTGGTGGTGGGCGCGCTGCTTTACCTGGTGATCCATCGCACCCGCGCGGGCATGCTGATTCGCGCCGGCGCCTCGGATGCACAGATGCTCTCCGCGCTGGGCGTCGACACGGCGCTGGTGAGCGGGTTGGTGTTCGCAGTCGGCGCGGCCTTGGCCGGCCTCGCCGGCTTGATGGCCGGCCCGATCCTCACGGTGCAGCCCGGCATGGGCGAGCCGATCCTGATCCTGGCGCTGGTGGTGCTGATCACCGGCGGCATCGGCTCCATTCGCGGCGCCTTCTACGGCGCCCTGATCGTCGGCATCGCCGACACCGTGGGCCGCGCCTTCCTGCCCGGCCTGCTGCGCGAAGTGGCCGAACGCTCGTTCGCGCAGAACGCCGGGCCGGCGCTCGCCTCGATGCTGATCTACCTCCTCATGGCCGTGGTGCTGGCCGTCCGGCCCGCGGGACTCTTTCCGGTGAAGCATGGATAA
- a CDS encoding iron-containing alcohol dehydrogenase, which translates to MNALTALHLPRTLCAAGAIAALPGELQALGMRRPLLMTDRGLVAAGVAARVAEACGVASVLFDAVTENPLFADVDAAAALYARADCDGVVAVGGGSVIDTAKLVALLATNAGSVADYAGVPNAVHGPGAPLVAIPTTAGTGSEASPSAGLHPDATTASVGMNSRHLVPRLAVLDPDLTASLPPRLAAATGIDALSHCIEGYLSEREQPLGKAIALDGITRIARHLRRAVADRADVAARQEMMLAAYAGGVAIGMGLGPAHAIALSCSDQGFHHGVLSGIGLVATLDATAQRVPERMATVSTAFGLSVGTSLAQAVAALMRELGLPATLGELGYEARDVQALAAAAQRSHFNLSAPHRPDAAQYASFFARSLQGEA; encoded by the coding sequence ATGAACGCGCTCACCGCACTGCACCTGCCGCGGACGCTTTGCGCGGCCGGCGCCATCGCCGCCCTGCCCGGTGAACTGCAGGCGCTGGGCATGCGCCGGCCGCTGCTGATGACGGATCGTGGCCTGGTCGCGGCAGGAGTCGCTGCGCGCGTCGCCGAGGCCTGCGGCGTCGCCTCCGTGCTGTTCGACGCCGTCACCGAGAACCCGTTGTTCGCCGACGTCGATGCCGCCGCCGCGCTGTACGCGCGCGCCGATTGCGACGGCGTCGTCGCCGTCGGCGGCGGTTCGGTGATCGACACGGCGAAGCTGGTCGCGCTGCTGGCGACCAACGCCGGATCGGTCGCGGACTACGCCGGCGTGCCGAACGCAGTGCACGGGCCAGGAGCGCCGCTGGTCGCGATCCCCACGACCGCGGGGACCGGCAGCGAAGCCTCTCCTTCCGCCGGCCTCCATCCCGATGCGACGACGGCTTCGGTCGGCATGAACTCCCGTCACCTCGTGCCGCGCCTCGCCGTGCTGGACCCCGACTTGACGGCGAGCCTGCCGCCCCGCCTTGCGGCTGCCACCGGCATCGACGCGCTGTCGCATTGCATCGAAGGCTACCTGTCCGAGCGCGAGCAGCCGCTGGGCAAGGCGATCGCGCTGGACGGGATCACGCGCATTGCGCGGCACCTGCGGCGCGCCGTCGCCGACCGCGCGGACGTCGCAGCGCGCCAGGAGATGATGCTCGCGGCCTACGCCGGCGGTGTCGCCATCGGCATGGGCCTCGGCCCGGCGCATGCGATCGCGCTGAGCTGCAGCGACCAGGGCTTCCACCACGGCGTGCTGAGCGGCATCGGGCTGGTGGCGACGCTGGACGCAACGGCACAACGCGTTCCCGAACGCATGGCCACTGTCTCCACCGCCTTCGGGCTGAGCGTGGGAACTTCACTGGCCCAGGCCGTCGCCGCATTGATGCGCGAACTGGGCCTGCCGGCCACCCTTGGCGAACTGGGCTACGAAGCGCGCGACGTGCAGGCGCTGGCCGCGGCCGCGCAACGCAGCCATTTCAACCTCTCCGCGCCGCATCGCCCGGATGCCGCGCAGTACGCATCCTTCTTCGCCCGCTCGCTGCAAGGAGAAGCATGA
- a CDS encoding aldehyde dehydrogenase family protein, whose amino-acid sequence MTRTMRSEPRAWRQLLAGEWVGAASGRTFEDLDPYSGEVFARIPAGGAEDAQRAIAAAQAAFPAWAALGARARQALFLAAAQVLERRADEVVQLMALETGCATPFARFQIQWATGLLRQAAGYPYLPGGEIVPSDTPGVFAMAVRKPLGVVCGISPWNGSLALGFRTIVAPLACGNTVVLKPSEDAPVCAGLLMAEILQESGFPPGVLNVVTHAPGEVGPIADRLFESPQVRAYNFTGSSATGARLAERAGRHLKRIALELGGYNPMIVCADADLSYSVDTAVFAAFFHQGQICMNTRKILVHRSLFDAFLERFVPRVKALEPGDPADPATKIGPLINDQALAKVRQGVDQAVALGARVLAGGTAKGRCFAPTVLVDVPADAPIHCEEVFGPVVLVEAFDDEQQAVEVANATAYGLSASIMTADVWKGITLGGQVQAGMVNVNGPTMGGEPQIPFGGVKDSGWARFGRWAIDTFTDLNLVTVSRDQRKYPL is encoded by the coding sequence TCGCGCGGATTCCCGCCGGCGGCGCCGAGGACGCGCAGCGCGCCATCGCGGCCGCGCAGGCGGCCTTCCCGGCCTGGGCCGCGCTCGGCGCGCGCGCGAGGCAGGCACTGTTCCTGGCGGCGGCGCAGGTGCTGGAGCGCCGCGCCGACGAAGTGGTGCAGCTGATGGCGCTGGAGACCGGTTGCGCCACGCCCTTCGCGCGCTTCCAGATCCAGTGGGCCACGGGCCTGCTGCGCCAGGCCGCGGGCTACCCGTACCTGCCCGGCGGCGAGATCGTGCCATCGGACACGCCCGGCGTGTTCGCGATGGCCGTGCGCAAGCCGCTGGGCGTGGTGTGCGGCATCTCGCCCTGGAACGGCTCGCTGGCGCTGGGCTTCCGTACCATCGTCGCGCCGCTCGCCTGCGGCAACACCGTGGTGTTGAAGCCTTCGGAAGACGCGCCGGTGTGCGCGGGCCTGCTGATGGCGGAGATCCTGCAGGAATCGGGCTTCCCGCCCGGCGTGCTGAACGTCGTCACGCATGCGCCGGGCGAAGTCGGTCCCATCGCGGACCGGCTGTTCGAAAGCCCGCAGGTACGCGCGTACAACTTCACCGGCTCCTCGGCCACCGGCGCGCGGCTGGCCGAACGCGCGGGCAGGCACCTGAAGCGCATCGCGCTGGAGCTGGGTGGCTACAACCCGATGATCGTCTGCGCCGATGCGGACCTTTCCTATTCGGTCGATACCGCGGTCTTCGCCGCCTTCTTCCACCAGGGCCAGATCTGCATGAACACGCGCAAGATCCTGGTGCATCGCTCGCTGTTCGACGCCTTCCTCGAGCGCTTCGTCCCGCGCGTGAAGGCGCTGGAGCCGGGCGACCCCGCGGACCCGGCGACGAAGATCGGCCCGCTGATCAACGACCAGGCGCTCGCCAAGGTGCGGCAAGGCGTCGACCAAGCCGTGGCCCTGGGTGCGCGCGTGCTGGCTGGAGGGACAGCAAAGGGTCGCTGCTTCGCGCCGACCGTGCTGGTCGACGTGCCGGCCGATGCGCCCATCCACTGCGAGGAAGTGTTCGGGCCGGTGGTGCTGGTCGAAGCCTTCGACGACGAGCAGCAGGCGGTGGAGGTGGCCAACGCCACGGCCTATGGCCTGTCGGCTTCGATCATGACGGCCGACGTCTGGAAAGGCATCACGCTGGGTGGCCAGGTGCAGGCCGGCATGGTCAACGTCAACGGGCCCACCATGGGCGGCGAGCCGCAGATCCCCTTCGGCGGCGTCAAGGACAGCGGCTGGGCGCGCTTCGGCCGCTGGGCCATCGACACCTTCACCGACCTGAACCTGGTGACGGTCAGCCGCGACCAGCGCAAGTACCCCCTATGA